The Pirellulales bacterium genome contains the following window.
ATCCTTTCTCAGCAAAAATCTAACCGGGTGTGGTCTCGTTGCAGCGGAGGTTGCCCTGCACAATGTGCTGAATACGCATCGGTTTGCCCAGCCGTGTCGAGCCCACCGAGGGGCACACCACGCCGGTCGACACCGTGGGCAACGGGACGTGCGAAGCGTATGCACGAGTGTACTCTAAATAGTGCCCAGGCGTAGCGTTTTCCTGGCCCACCCGATGGGACGGACAAGGGGCGAAAAAAGGCCCGTTGCCGGTCGGTCCTTGCGTTGCGTCGAGTCTATTTGGCGTCGGTCTCGTGGCGCAGCTTGTCCAGGGCCGTTGTCAGGCTCAGCGGCAGCTCGATTCCGCCGTCGCCATTCAGGTCGTCCCGGTGCATTCGCACTGTCTCTCGGACGACGAGCGTCTGGTATCCATCGAAGAATTTTTCTTCCTCGCGCTGGCGCTCGGGCGAATCTGCGAGCCGCTGCAGCCGGGCCGAGATGGGAATGGTCGCCGACAGATCCGCGGTCGCTTCGCGGATGGTGCCGGTCTCGTGTGCCATCACGCGGGTCAGACTGCCGCCCAAGGGAAACTCTCCGGCGAATTTGCCAAGGCAGGGCCCGGCAATCTCGTAAGTGCCGTGATCGACATCCTGCCGGACCAGCCGCCAGGACCAGTTGCCGGTCGTGGCGGGCTGTGTCACATGGCAGGCAAACTCTTGCAGGCCCTGGCTAGCGGCCAGAATTTCGGCCGGTGATTCGTGCGGAGTCAAAAAGAACTCGAAGGGGAGCATCCACACGACCAGGCTTGCCCTCCGCGCCAGGGGCGTAGCCACGTCGCCGCGCTTACTGAGCGTGTACGTGCGACGAAGCGGGTCGCCGGCGGGACGCGGCGGCAAGGCCTCGCCAAGATCGCTGCCTAGTCCACCTGTCAGAAATTCCTCGACGTGGTGCTGGTCGCCGGCCGTGCGCACGCCCAGCAAGCCGACAAAATATCCTTCGGCGGCAAGCTTCGAGCTCCCTTCGCGCCAGGCATGGGTCGCAACACGTTTTTCAAAGCGATAGACCGCGCGGTCAGGATCGGCCGCCGCCACAGTTGCGACTCCGCAACATAAAACCATTGCTCCGCAAAATACTTTGCCGATCATGTCATTCTCCCCGCGTCAAGGTAAGGCCGGCTACGACCACGCACGAGTGTACTCCGAACCGTCGTGACTTGTTGTCGTTTCGCGCGGGACTTTCCGCAACAGTCGCGGGCCGTGTCTTGCTTGCAGAACGGACGCCGGGGGGCCTTGCCGGCCGAGAGCCGCACGACAATAACATCAATCAGCGGCAACTTCATCCGGCCGCGAATCACAATCCGCCCCGCTTCCCGCAACGGGGCTGGCAAAATCGAATTGAAAAAGGATTATTCTCATGGGCGACTGGCTGGAAGAAGGGGAATCGGCACCGGATTTCACACTCGCGGCGGATGACGGCAAAAAGGTCAAGCTCAAGGACCTGCGCGGACAGCCGGTTGTCCTCTATTTCTATCCCCGCGACGACACGCCCGGCTGCACGAAAGAGGCCTGCGCCTTTCGAGACCGCAAGAAAGAACTGACCAAGCTGGGCGCGCACGTGCTGGGGGTCAGCAACGATGACGTCGAAAGTCACGGGAAGTTTCGCGACAAGTTCCAGCTGAACTTCCCGCTGTTGGCCGATGTCGACCGCAAGGTGACTGAGAAGTACGGCGCTTGGCGCGAGAAAAATATGTACGGCAAGAAATCGTGGGGCATCCAGCGCTCGACGTACCTGATCGATGCCGAGGGAAAAATCCGCAAGGTGTGGAAGAAGGTCTCGGTCGACGGGCATGATGACGCCGTCATCGCCGAGCTCAAAAAGCTGACGGCCAAGTAGCAGCATTCGGCCGGCAGTTTTACTCGCCTGCCGCGCGGAGCTCGGCCAGCGCCGAGACCGCTTCGCGAAAGGCCGGGCTGTGTTGCAATTCTGCCCCCGCGCGCAAATCCGCCAACAGCCCGCCCAACAGTTCACGATCGAGCCAATCGGCGAGCCACTTGGCCCGCGACTCGGCGTAGCTGGTTTGCAGTCGGCGAAATAGGCGGGCCGCCGTTTGACGCACGCCTTCGCTAGTGGCCGTGACGACAGCTTCCCCCCCAACGGTAATCCCGCCCGCGATGGCTGCCTCGGCCGCCAGATTGCCGGCCGTGTGCCCGGCCAGGTGCAGCGCGGTTTGACCGACCATCTCGCTGCCGACGAACGTGCCGGTCACCAGCAGCACGACCGTGATCGCGGGACGGGCGATGGCGGCCGCGTGATCGAGCGATTGCAAAAACGAAACAGCGCGAGGGTTTTCCGTGCCCCAGCGGTCGAGTTCGCCGCGGAGCGTAGCCCGATAGTCGTCATCGAGAGGTGGAAGTTGCGCGTGCGCGGTCTCGATGCGCTGCAAGAGTGCGGCGCGGGAGCTGCCCGAAAGTAACGCCTCGAGCCGCGGCCTTAGCGTTTCGTTTCCGATGCGGCGCAAGCGCTCTAATTCGTCGAGCAGCTTTTCCACGGCTTCGACGACAGCCTCGCGCTCGCGCGCGCGAAACGTTATCAAAGGATCTGTGGGCGGACCGTTCATGGCTCGCCAGGCGGCGACGACGGGCCAGCCGACGCCCTGCCCGACGGCGCGGTAAATGCCGTGAACGCGGCGTGACCAAGGGCGGCGTTGCGAGTCCCACCAGTCGCGTATCTCGCCGACGAGAATCTGGGGCGGGACGACAGGCCAAGGAACGCGCGCCATTTCGGCGGCTGCCAAGGCCTCGGAGGCCGACGCGTATTCCCGCGCTCGATAGCGGATCCTCTCCAGGTAAGCGGCCGCGCCCTCGTCACGATCCAACAGCCGCGCCAAGGCGCCGCGAAAGGTGCGGAACTTGATCTTCTCGAAATGTAGTGCCGCTAAGTCGTCGCGCAGCGAACTACGCTCCGCGGGCGTTTCTCGGCCGGTGGCACCGACGCTATAGAACGGTAACTTTTGCTCGTTGGCAGCCTGGCGATCATAGGGGGCAACATACACCAATTCGGGCGTGGCGCCGGTTTCGTTGGCGAACGTTGCCAGCCAAAGTGGCCAATACTCGCGATCGGCCTGCAGGTCGCATTGATTGAACAGCACAACGATGGGCTTATCGGCTTCGACTGCCTTGCGAAAGAATTGCTTGACCGCGGCATCGTTGTATTTTTGCTGAGTGAGAACCGCGATCAGAACATCCGAAGCCTGGCGAATGATGTCGGCTCGTTGCCAGTTCACGGGGGCGTCGGAATCGATGTCGGGCGTATCCAGCAGCAGCAGCCGTGGCGGCACCGCGGCGCCGTTGCGCCAATACAGCCGGTGGACCGGAGAATCTTCGAGCGGATCGGTCGGCGCGTGCCAGCGATGCAGCTCAAAACCCGTGAACAGACGTTCGAGTGTTTCCTGTCCCCCAAAACCCGTAGGCACCAAACAGACCGGATGTTTCGTGCCAGCTGCCAACGGGCTGACGGCGCTGGCTGTTTCGCCGGCTAGATGGTTGAAGATGGCCGATTTGCCTATGTTCGTCCCGCCGACGATCGCCACGACAAGCATCGGCGGTGTGGCCGCTTGCGGCACCAACTTGTGTACCAAAAGCTCGTACCACTCGGCTCCGGCGGGCGATGGCACGCCCAACTCGCTGGCCGTGGGCTGCAACTCGACTAGCGCGTGGTCCAGCCTGCGAATTTGCGAGGCCCAAGCGTGAAAGTCGACGGCCATGCGATGTGAGCAAACGAACCGGGAAGCAGCCCCGCTAATATATCATCGATCGGCAGACCGTTTGCGCGACGCTATGCCATCGGCGCGCGGACAAATGACCTTAGCTGGCTACGTTGTATGGCTCGGCCGATGTGCACAACGTCACGGTGTCGCGGGCAATCGTGGCACAGATCTGCTCCAGCGGCAGGCAATTGGGATCGGTGCCAAACGGTCGCTCGATTTCGACGCCTGCCTCCTCGATGCCGAACATGCCGAACGAGACCACAGCCACGACCAGCGGTGCGGCATACCCCATGCGGCCGACCAGCACGAAGGGGAGCGAGCCGAGATAGATGAACAGCAATTGGCGAATGAGCGATGCATAGACAAACGGCAGCGGCGTCTTTTGAATCCTTTCGCAGCCGCCTTGAGCGTCGACCATGTTATTGAGAACCTGCTCCATGGCCAAAGCCTGATAGCTGTCGATCTGGCCATCGGCACGTCGCGAGTGGATCCAGCCGCTAATGGCGGCGGCCAGCACCGTGGGCGGATTGGGGGCCGCCGCAGCCCGCCGCGCCAGCCGTCCCGGCACCAGGTTCGAGATTGCTTTGATATCGAGCGAACCGCGCAAGTTCTCACGGACCGACGTCGCATAGGCGGTGATCAATCCCGCCAGATCGTCGGCCGGGGGCGCGTAGCTGGCGGCCAGCCGGGCCAGATTACGCGAGCCATTCACCAGGGCCCCCCACATCGCGCGCCCGTCCCAATAACGATTGTTCGACGAATTGGTGCGAAACACGATGAGCATGCTCATCGCCACGCCCAACACGGTATGACCCAATTGATCGAGCGAAGGGAGTGGGTAGCCGTACTTTTTCAAAACGTAATCGTCCAACACGCACAACAACAGACAAAAAGCCGTGAGCATGCCGACCCGGCCCAGGACGTTTGGCAACACGGTGCCATAGAACGCACACGTCGTGCCTAACCAGTTCTTGGATTTGTATTCGATCATAAGTCTTTCCGCGGGACGCGAACGCTTCGCTACCGTTGCGGCGGGCAGGAGTTACTTGCGAGGTGCGTCGGGCCGCCACTGTCCTCCCCATCTCTTGTACAAGTCGCGTTGAAATTTCAACCATTCGTCGCGCGAGCGCGATGCGGGAAACGGTTCGGGTGGAATCGCCTTCGGAGATGTCCAGACGATATCGAATTGCATTTGATCGTTCACCTGCCCAATCATGGCGCGTCGTTTGCTGTGGCGGTTCACGGCATCAATGGCCAGTTTCCCCTCTGGTGCGTCCATGCTCTGATTGACGATCTCGCGGCGAATGTCGGCAACATCGTCGGATTCGCTTTCGTACACGGCGTCGGCCCACAAATACAAGCTGGCGTAGGCCGTGGCCATAGGATCGGTGGCGACGCGCGAGGGACCGTATCGCGCGCGGAGCCGTTCGAGAAAATCGAAATTATTCTGGGTTTCCAGCGTCTCGAAGTAGCTCCATGCCGCATAGTCGCCGGCCACGTCGTTTTCATCGCCGGCAATGCTCTGCAATTCTTCTTCGGTAACGCGGAACGAGATCGTCGGTATTTCGTCGGCGAGGATTCCCGCCTGCCGCAGGCAATTGAATAGGCCCACATTACCGATGCCGCTGACGGTGTTCATCACCACGTCGGCTTGCGAGTCGATGACTGATTGCGCGACGGCGGAAAAGTCGATACTGCCGTGGGGACGGAAGCTTTCGCCAACGACCTCGCCGCCCAGCAAGTTCAACTCGTCGCGGATGATTTCATGGACGGTGCGCGAGTAGATGCCATCCACGCCGACCAGGAAAAACTTTCGTTTGCCGAGATAGGCGAATGCGTACTTGACCGCCGGCATGATTTGTTGATTGGGCGCCCCGCCCATGTAAATCACATACGGAGATTCTTCGATGCCCTCGTAGGCGGTCGGGAATACCAAGAGATGTTCGTGGCGGCGGCAGACCTCTTCGACCAATTTACGGCAAGGAGAACGCCAGCACCCAAATAGCGTGACCACCTCCTCGTTAGTGATCAGATCCTCGGCTTGTTCGGCGAATACGCGCTCGCTGGACTTTCCATCGCGAACCACCGCTTCGATCATCCGCCCGCCCAACAGGCCACCTTGCTCGTTGATTTCTTGGACGGCCATGATGAAGGCATCGACGATCGGTCGTTCGCTGGCGGCCATGGCGCCCGATAATGAGTGTAGGATGCCGATCTTGATCGTCGGCAAATCGGGGTTGGCAGCGACTGCGCTCTCGGCGGTCTCTTCGGATGAGCCGTCAGAAGTCATGTTCGCCGACGGGTTCGCATCCTCTTGTGACCCATCGTCCGCGGGGGGCGGAGACTTCTCTGCTGGCTTCGTGGTCCCGGCCCCTGGCTTGGCGTCGCTCTGTGGTGGCGCGACGGTCGCTAGAGTGGCCGACAAAGCTCTTTCTTGGGCATCGTTGGCGGCGCGATCCTTCAAGCGGCGGTACTCGCCCCACCCGCCCAGCAGTGCCGCCGCCAATATCGCTAGCGCACCGATCCAGACGCCCCATCCGAGACGCTGGCGAATGCGATG
Protein-coding sequences here:
- a CDS encoding GTPase encodes the protein MAVDFHAWASQIRRLDHALVELQPTASELGVPSPAGAEWYELLVHKLVPQAATPPMLVVAIVGGTNIGKSAIFNHLAGETASAVSPLAAGTKHPVCLVPTGFGGQETLERLFTGFELHRWHAPTDPLEDSPVHRLYWRNGAAVPPRLLLLDTPDIDSDAPVNWQRADIIRQASDVLIAVLTQQKYNDAAVKQFFRKAVEADKPIVVLFNQCDLQADREYWPLWLATFANETGATPELVYVAPYDRQAANEQKLPFYSVGATGRETPAERSSLRDDLAALHFEKIKFRTFRGALARLLDRDEGAAAYLERIRYRAREYASASEALAAAEMARVPWPVVPPQILVGEIRDWWDSQRRPWSRRVHGIYRAVGQGVGWPVVAAWRAMNGPPTDPLITFRAREREAVVEAVEKLLDELERLRRIGNETLRPRLEALLSGSSRAALLQRIETAHAQLPPLDDDYRATLRGELDRWGTENPRAVSFLQSLDHAAAIARPAITVVLLVTGTFVGSEMVGQTALHLAGHTAGNLAAEAAIAGGITVGGEAVVTATSEGVRQTAARLFRRLQTSYAESRAKWLADWLDRELLGGLLADLRAGAELQHSPAFREAVSALAELRAAGE
- a CDS encoding bestrophin family ion channel, whose product is MIEYKSKNWLGTTCAFYGTVLPNVLGRVGMLTAFCLLLCVLDDYVLKKYGYPLPSLDQLGHTVLGVAMSMLIVFRTNSSNNRYWDGRAMWGALVNGSRNLARLAASYAPPADDLAGLITAYATSVRENLRGSLDIKAISNLVPGRLARRAAAAPNPPTVLAAAISGWIHSRRADGQIDSYQALAMEQVLNNMVDAQGGCERIQKTPLPFVYASLIRQLLFIYLGSLPFVLVGRMGYAAPLVVAVVSFGMFGIEEAGVEIERPFGTDPNCLPLEQICATIARDTVTLCTSAEPYNVAS
- the bcp gene encoding thioredoxin-dependent thiol peroxidase, coding for MGDWLEEGESAPDFTLAADDGKKVKLKDLRGQPVVLYFYPRDDTPGCTKEACAFRDRKKELTKLGAHVLGVSNDDVESHGKFRDKFQLNFPLLADVDRKVTEKYGAWREKNMYGKKSWGIQRSTYLIDAEGKIRKVWKKVSVDGHDDAVIAELKKLTAK
- a CDS encoding transporter substrate-binding protein produces the protein MSVNSQTCTCPNDEQLTLLLAGELPPAEVSRLVLHVTECQRCRDSIRAAGFSVGSLKAIQASDDTLTGAHNPAQNSAIGTGTVLPAITPAMPAAQTNGSPSVAAQMALAPPQGPDELGRLGGYRILRVLGEGGMGVVFEAEDISLRRRVAIKVLRAGEIDTSQRKRFLQEAQLAASLTSGRIVTVHQVGEHDGCLFIVMQLLCGESLEARLKTHRWLPLVEALRIAREVAEGLAVAHEKQLVHRDIKPANVWLESKRSDDSAQRVKLLDFGVARSIAVHEHLTIGGNIVGTPCYMSPEQACGLPVDERSDLFSLGCLLYAMLAGKSPFERGNYIQTLKAVVDERPQPLAEALPGLPAPVATLVDRLLEKTVAARPANAQQVVQEIRRIEEGLTTAGLVMPAATTISAMSPHRIRQRLGWGVWIGALAILAAALLGGWGEYRRLKDRAANDAQERALSATLATVAPPQSDAKPGAGTTKPAEKSPPPADDGSQEDANPSANMTSDGSSEETAESAVAANPDLPTIKIGILHSLSGAMAASERPIVDAFIMAVQEINEQGGLLGGRMIEAVVRDGKSSERVFAEQAEDLITNEEVVTLFGCWRSPCRKLVEEVCRRHEHLLVFPTAYEGIEESPYVIYMGGAPNQQIMPAVKYAFAYLGKRKFFLVGVDGIYSRTVHEIIRDELNLLGGEVVGESFRPHGSIDFSAVAQSVIDSQADVVMNTVSGIGNVGLFNCLRQAGILADEIPTISFRVTEEELQSIAGDENDVAGDYAAWSYFETLETQNNFDFLERLRARYGPSRVATDPMATAYASLYLWADAVYESESDDVADIRREIVNQSMDAPEGKLAIDAVNRHSKRRAMIGQVNDQMQFDIVWTSPKAIPPEPFPASRSRDEWLKFQRDLYKRWGGQWRPDAPRK